From a single Zygotorulaspora mrakii chromosome 2, complete sequence genomic region:
- the PET100 gene encoding Pet100p (similar to Saccharomyces cerevisiae PET100 (YDR079W); ancestral locus Anc_8.209), giving the protein MKLPFKYTRSQLEIFRFSFCLLAPVAVMYYIGTDTDKKLNVPGFWPDPETLNKIPKESYEIKAELARMKKERLEKRLRLEKKLQEELGIDIEAEKAKIKEELKLRSKSS; this is encoded by the coding sequence ATGAAGTtacctttcaaatatacGCGGTCACAGCTAGAAATCTTTAGATTCTCTTTCTGTTTGTTGGCACCAGTCGCTGTGATGTACTATATTGGTACTGATACCGATAAGAAACTGAATGTTCCAGGGTTTTGGCCAGATCCAGAGACTCTAAATAAGATTCCCAAGGAGTCGTACGAGATAAAAGCTGAGTTGGCaagaatgaagaaagaaagacTCGAGAAAAGACTAAGGCTGGAGAAAAAGTTACAGGAGGAGCTGGGTATTGATATAGAGGCAGAAAAGGCCAAGATAAAAGAAGAGCTAAAGCTGAGAAGTAAATCATCGTAG
- the TFB5 gene encoding TFIIH complex subunit TFB5 (similar to Saccharomyces cerevisiae TFB5 (YDR079C- A); ancestral locus Anc_8.211) has product MARARKGALIQCDPSIKALIIQIDGERNDIILEELDDTHLLVEPSKVEFIKQELNRLLSKNIYDPLDDEENEQKEK; this is encoded by the coding sequence ATGGCAAGGGCAAGAAAAGGGGCGTTGATTCAGTGCGATCCGTCCATCAAGGCTCTTATTATTCAAATTGACGgagaaagaaatgacaTAATTCTGGAGGAACTAGATGACACCCATCTCCTTGTGGAACCTAGCAAAGTTGAGTTCATTAAACAAGAGCTAAATAGACTGCTGTCTAAGAACATATATGATCCATtggatgatgaagagaatGAGCAAAAGGAGAAATAG
- the COG3 gene encoding Golgi transport complex subunit COG3 (similar to Saccharomyces cerevisiae COG3 (YER157W); ancestral locus Anc_8.210) → MTRARRDSIVSSIASHGRGTEYQTVPHLLDDSYLFNQLEKLSITIADDQETSKKPLESLRSGKAPSSAVGTVDRYEKYVVYLQQLDRNIQQYDTIMAQSKRVNAELTQSIEKFNSISSNTTKFVNKTRNLYEETTELTKLYEGISPVLQYFDTLEPIIRRLNHSSSANLVRKNSFKTMLSNLDSSLIFLDSHLDFRDSEKYRIKFKRCLIRACELIAHYLKNLLTQIFFEINEKLSGRSATVSKVSTGPLLYNKFAMSAEDYYAQVIEITSRANNDKFARYHDEINSILNGCYDQYFQIRSKLLQPVTSTLIKEITNNEKEYNLVEFIQEGKSYYQQLCIDEYNLFIKFFPKEQSHQRINQWLCQLCEPLYDGVRTQILRETEISTLCDSVTLFSQYYEFEENSEEYSKQFHDIKFDKVFEPIVQKLQARLILRVQIYIQENIVKYTPTKDSFIISRRKKTGEKLETREEDHSDPEKDLTRPSIVHVWDNDAGSYYPTLIKSLWLLSKIYEMVNSVIFDDLAHHIVHDCLLSLRKAYDMVQSSSSGVNNLDIKLAYLKNLLMLRQEIQNFNIQYTVNETYLDFSGVEAFFKSTSDGSRGQSATSIFSVAKSLVPKVVNSMVDARTELMAELRNLIKDFTDCVAKSITEDTLKVDNLHDQDLLKKNLELRNNIEEHLPHIHAQICNFIEDSEIVIHLLDAIQETIIRSYDAFYENVSEKAENGGLDKSQVSELMYTDVFADFINKVTNKLVESIEIM, encoded by the coding sequence ATGACGAGGGCCCGGAGAGACTCAATTGTATCGAGCATTGCATCGCATGGCCGCGGTACAGAATATCAGACCGTTCCGCATCTACTTGATGATAGTTACCTTTTCAATCAACTTGAGAAGCTTTCAATTACAATTGCGGATGATCAAGAGACCTCTAAGAAGCCACTGGAATCCCTGAGGAGTGGCAAGGCTCCTAGTTCCGCTGTCGGTACGGTTGATagatatgaaaaatacGTGGTATATTTGCAACAACTAGATAGGAATATTCAACAATATGACACTATTATGGCACAGTCCAAGCGGGTAAATGCCGAACTAACGCAATCGATTGAGAAGTTTAATAGTATATCTTCTAATACCACGAAGTTCGTGAACAAGACGAGGAATTTGTATGAGGAAACTACTGAGTTAACTAAGCTGTACGAAGGCATCTCGCCTGTTCTGCAATATTTCGACACGCTAGAACCAATTATTAGACGTTTGAATCACTCTTCCTCAGCAAACCTTGtgagaaaaaattctttcaaaacgATGCTCTCGAACTTAGATTCATctctaatttttttggacTCACATCTCGATTTCAGAGACTCTGAGAAATATAGGataaaattcaaaagatgtttGATTAGAGCTTGTGAGCTAATTGCacattatttgaaaaatctcctaactcaaattttctttgaaatcaatgaaaagTTATCAGGCCGCTCAGCGACTGTTTCAAAAGTCTCTACGGGGCCATTGCTATATAATAAATTCGCGATGAGCGCAGAAGATTATTATGCACAAGTAATTGAGATAACTTCAAGAGCAAACAATGACAAATTTGCAAGATATCATGACGAAATAAACTCTATTTTAAATGGGTGCTACGATcagtattttcaaattcgtTCGAAGCTGTTACAACCAGTGACATCGACACTTATTAAAGAAATTACAAATAATGAGAAGGAATACAACCTGGTTGAGTTTATTCAAGAAGGTAAGTCATATTATCAACAGCTCTGTATTGATGAATATAACCTgtttattaaatttttcCCAAAGGAGCAATCTCACCAAAGAATTAATCAGTGGCTTTGTCAGCTCTGTGAGCCATTATACGATGGTGTGCGAACACAAATATTACGTGAAACAGAAATTTCAACGCTGTGCGATTCAGTTACACTGTTCTCGCAGTACTacgaatttgaagaaaactcAGAAGAGTATTCCAAGCAATTCCATGATATCAAATTTGACAAAGTTTTCGAGccaattgttcaaaaattgcaagCAAGGTTAATCTTGAGAGTTCAGATTTATATTCAAGAGAATATTGTCAAATATACACCTACCAAGGACTCATTCATCATCTCtagaaggaaaaaaacaggTGAGAAATTGGAGACCCGGGAAGAAGATCATTCTGATCCTGAAAAAGACCTTACTCGGCCCTCAATTGTTCATGTGTGGGATAATGATGCAGGATCTTACTACCCGACACTAATAAAATCACTTTGGCTTTTGTCAAAGATTTATGAAATGGTAAATTCCGTTATATTTGATGACCTCGCACATCATATTGTGCATGATTGTCTCTTATCGTTAAGAAAGGCTTATGATATGGTACAATCTTCTTCAAGTGGTGTTAATAATCTTGATATTAAGCTAGCGTACTTGAAAAACTTATTAATGCTGCGTCAGGAAATTCAAAACTTCAACATACAATACACGGTAAACGAAACTTACTTAGACTTTTCTGGGGTTGaagcatttttcaaatcgaCATCAGATGGATCGAGAGGGCAAAGCGCAACATCTATTTTTAGTGTTGCAAAATCACTTGTTCCCAAAGTTGTCAATAGTATGGTGGATGCACGAACAGAACTAATGGCTGAATTGCGTAACCTTATCAAAGATTTCACTGACTGTGTGGCAAAATCTATAACAGAAGATACCTTAAAAGTGGATAACCTGCATGACcaagatttattgaaaaaaaatctagAACTAAGGAATAACATTGAAGAACATCTACCCCACATACATGCTCAAATCTGTAATTTCATCGAGGATAGTGAAATAGTCATTCATTTGCTTGATGCCATACAGGAAACGATCATCCGGTCTTATGATGCTTTTTATGAAAATGTAAGtgaaaaagctgaaaaCGGTGGCCTGGACAAAAGTCAAGTCTCCGAGTTGATGTATACTGATGTATTTGCTGATTTCATTAACAAAGTCACAAATAAATTGGTGGAAAGTATCGAAATAATGTAG
- the VPS41 gene encoding Vps41p (similar to Saccharomyces cerevisiae VPS41 (YDR080W); ancestral locus Anc_8.212) has product MGDQITVADVHVNDETPGKDISNEEKPIDETANTVYDHAIIQETFSNKSQNHCIGTIDDEVSENGVQPESQSSLDSSDEDEDEDEDEDEDEDEDEDEDEDEDEDEDEDEDEDEDEDEDEDEDEDESDDNDEPPLLKYTRITELPSSLFARDSISACLFHDDFFIFGTHSGLLILTKTDFTKTHTVKCHRSSILSIHSEGTYFATASIDGTVVIGLVSDPTNVTAFDFKRPVQAVVLDNDYKTSKTFVSGGMAGEVILSQRNWLGNRVDVVLAKGRGPIVGIYTMDDIIFWMNDDGITFCGINSKTQLLNIPFPQNGATETRPDLYRPHVHLPEVDRIVVAWGEYIWMFKVSLAKTSGQGMNFGSILSSAASSLRAVPDRKVDLEHHFSIKMHIAGISSFKDDQLMCLGFSESKDTPKNMPEIKIIDVFSGNDVYNDEIVFKNYESLTLNDYHLGKHIDNSSPEYFLISASDAIRIQVLTLEDHYKWYIANGQYLQAWQIGKYVVNDYTRLDTGLTGIEKLIDRNQWDDAASNLVLIITSTTLNVDRKFCKYAVDKWETILARIIDSGNVGSIAHRLPLKPEFNKGIYDKALDFYLDKADLKDFDILIKKWPSRYFSVKHFEDELEEKIENHDTYEISYREAIIFFYLSENRYSKAIPHMLATKDLRVFDLLLSHGLISQFRNQIVQIVLLPYNDELELLPDLPIGKLREVFHKPINLLVQNRHNLKPNDILALFSEHGYLLPILFLYLEQISLADPIACAPFENNLIELYARFNKVALLQFLKTKSNYDVEEAIEFCSKEEGLSNELIYLWGKIGENKKALSLIIDDLNDPHLAIEFVKNWGDSDLWEFMIGYSMDKPKFVKALLDSPDEFGKAYLEVIRAMPDNMEVDGLQQTLSRISKDNVLNLLVRMNILKIVDDETGDICDGFLKIRTMGKVFNIDDK; this is encoded by the coding sequence ATGGGAGATCAAATAACTGTAGCAGATGTTCATGTAAATGATGAAACTCCCGGAaaagatatttcaaatgaagagaaaCCCATAGATGAAACGGCGAACACTGTTTATGACCATGCCATCATTCAAGAAACATTTTCTAATAAAAGCCAAAATCATTGTATTGGTACCATTGACGATGAAGTTAGCGAGAATGGAGTTCAACCGGAGAGTCAGAGCAGTTTGGATAGTAGCgacgaagatgaagatgaagatgaagatgaagatgaagatgaagatgaggatgaagatgaagatgaagatgaagatgaagatgaagatgaagatgaagatgaagatgaagatgaagatgaagatgaagatgaagatgaagatgagagcgatgataatgatgaacCTCCGTTATTGAAATATACAAGAATAACCGAACTGCCGAGTAGCTTGTTTGCTAGGGACTCCATATCTGCATGTCTATTTCAtgatgatttcttcatATTTGGAACTCACTCTGGGCTTCTCATTCTGACCAAGACTGATTTTACGAAAACTCATACTGTTAAATGTCACAGATCATCAATTCTGTCCATACATAGTGAAGGGACATATTTTGCTACTGCCTCGATAGATGGTACTGTCGTTATTGGACTGGTCTCCGATCCTACTAATGTAACGGcgtttgatttcaaaagacCTGTCCAAGCAGTGGTATTAGACAACGACTATAAAACATCTAAAACATTCGTATCAGGTGGAATGGCTGGTGAAGTTATTCTTTCTCAAAGAAATTGGTTAGGTAATAGAGTAGATGTTGTCCTGGCAAAGGGCCGAGGTCCTATTGTTGGGATTTATACTATGGACGACATTATATTCTGGATGAACGACGATGGTATCACGTTCTGTGGAATAAACTCAAAAACACAACTTCTAAACATCCCCTTTCCACAAAATGGGGCAACGGAGACAAGACCTGATTTATATCGTCCGCACGTTCACTTGCCAGAAGTTGACCGAATCGTTGTTGCTTGGGGTGAGTATATATGGATGTTCAAGGTGTCCTTAGCGAAAACTTCGGGACAAGGCATGAATTTTGGTTCCATTCTTTCAAGTGCAGCATCTAGTCTTCGGGCAGTTCCTGATAGAAAAGTTGATTTGGaacatcatttttcaataaaaatgCACATTGCGGGCATTTCATCGTTTAAAGATGATCAATTGATGTGTCTAGGCTTCTCTGAATCGAAAGACACACCAAAAAATATGCCTGAGATCAAGATTATAGATGTATTCTCCGGAAATGATGTATATAACGATGAAATTGTATTCAAGAACTATGAAAGTTTAACATTGAACGACTATCACCTTGGCAAACATATTGATAACTCATCTCCAGAATATTTTCTAATTAGTGCCAGCGACGCCATTCGAATTCAAGTATTGACATTAGAAGACCATTATAAATGGTATATCGCGAATGGGCAATATTTACAAGCATGGCAAATTGGTAAGTATGTGGTCAATGATTACACCAGATTAGACACAGGTCTCACCGGTATTGAAAAACTCATAGATAGGAACCAGTGGGATGATGCAGCATCAAATCTAGTATTAATTATCACTAGTACGACTTTAAATGTTGAccgaaaattttgcaaatatgCTGTAGATAAGTGGGAAACAATTCTCGCAAGAATTATAGACTCCGGCAATGTTGGTTCAATCGCGCATAGACTTCCGTTGAAACCTGAATTCAATAAAGGCATTTATGATAAGGCTCTTGATTTTTATCTCGATAAAGCTGATTTGAAGGATTTCGATATATTAATAAAGAAGTGGCCGTCaagatatttttcagttaaacattttgaagatgaattggaagaaaaaatcgaGAATCATGATACGTACGAAATTTCATATAGGGAAGCAATTATCTTTTTCTATCTTTCAGAAAATCGATATTCAAAGGCAATTCCCCATATGCTCGCAACAAAAGATTTAAGAGTTTTTGATTTGTTACTATCTCATGGTTTAATTTCTCAATTCAGAAatcaaattgttcaaatcGTATTGTTGCCATATAATGATGAGTTAGAATTATTGCCTGACCTACCTATCGGTAAGCTAAGAGAAGTCTTTCACAAACCAATAAATTTACTTGTGCAAAATCGTCATAATCTGAAACCAAACGATATATTGGCCTTGTTCTCAGAACACGGTTACTTACTACCGATCCTTTTTCTATATCTGGAACAAATCTCATTGGCAGATCCAATCGCATGTGCTCCATTTGAAAACAATCTAATAGAGTTGTACGCGAGGTTCAACAAAGTAGCGCTGCTGCAATTTCTAAAAACCAAATCTAATTACGATGTTGAAGAGGCAATAGAATTTTGCTCGAAAGAGGAGGGCTTATCTAATGAGCTCATCTACTTATGGGGAAAGATTggtgaaaataaaaaagcaCTTTCTTTGATCATTGACGATTTAAATGATCCACATCTTGCTATAGAGTTTGTGAAAAACTGGGGAGACTCTGACCTATGGGAATTCATGATTGGTTACAGTATGGACAAACCGAAATTTGTGAAAGCTTTGCTAGATTCTCCTGATGAGTTCGGAAAAGCATATCTTGAAGTTATTAGGGCAATGCCTGATAACATGGAGGTTGATGGTTTGCAGCAGACTTTGAGCAGGATTTCTAAGGATAATGTCTTAAACCTACTTGTTCGTAtgaatatattgaaaatagtCGATGATGAGACTGGGGATATATGCGATGgttttctcaaaattaGAACTATGGGAAAAGTATTTaacattgatgataaatag
- the MYG1 gene encoding Myg1p (similar to Saccharomyces cerevisiae YER156C; ancestral locus Anc_8.208): MSDSKRVKLDNTGTETAMAKIICTHSGSFHADEALAVYMLKLLPEYSDAEVVRSRNAEDWERSDIVVDVSGKYDGKKFFDHHQREFMETFNADFKTKLSSAGLVYKHFGTDIIKSILHDVALTEGDLRVLYVKGYKQFIESLDANDNGISKYDVDELNVKPRFSDTNISIPGVISAFNPAWNGDCSAAKFDEQFFKASDFIGKIFVNLITGYGKSWLPAKTLVRDAINDRLSVDPSGKIVILRQFCPWKEHLFDVEKELDLQGQIQFVLFEDSAGSWRVSTVPVVANSYKFRRGLPEPLRGLRDDVLSEKANIPGCVFIHAAGFIGGNANEAGALKMAQISL; encoded by the coding sequence ATGTCTGATAGTAAGAGAGTGAAATTGGATAATACTGGTACTGAGACCGCAATGGCTAAGATAATCTGTACGCATTCTGGTTCTTTCCACGCAGATGAAGCGCTGGCTGTATACATGCTGAAGCTACTACCAGAGTACAGTGATGCCGAGGTTGTGCGCTCGAGAAACGCAGAAGACTGGGAAAGAAGCGATATTGTAGTCGATGTCAGCGGTAAATACGACGGTAAGAAGTTTTTCGATCATCACCAGAGGGAGTTTATGGAGACGTTTAATGCCGATTTCAAAACCAAACTTTCGAGCGCCGGTCTTGTTTACAAGCACTTTGGCACTGATATCATCAAGAGTATCCTGCACGACGTGGCCCTGACTGAGGGGGACTTGCGAGTCTTGTATGTAAAGGGATACAAGCAGTTCATCGAGTCCCTGGATGCGAACGACAATGGTATCAGCAAGTACGACGTTGACGAGCTCAATGTCAAGCCAAGATTCTCAGACACTAACATCTCCATTCCTGGCGTCATATCCGCTTTCAATCCGGCTTGGAACGGCGACTGCTCGGCTGCCAAATTCGACGAacagtttttcaaagctAGCGATTTCATAGGTAAAATCTTCGTCAATCTCATCACCGGTTATGGCAAGTCGTGGCTGCCAGCCAAAACTCTGGTCAGAGATGCCATAAATGACAGACTGTCAGTCGACCCCTCAGGCAAGATCGTCATATTAAGGCAGTTTTGCCCATGGAAAGAACATCTGTTCgatgttgaaaaggaaCTGGATCTGCAAGGGCAGATCCAGTTCGTCCTTTTCGAAGACAGTGCTGGTTCGTGGAGGGTTTCTACAGTTCCGGTCGTTGCTAATTCTTACAAGTTCAGAAGAGGTCTACCAGAGCCTTTGAGGGGACTAAGAGACGACGTATTAAGTGAAAAAGCTAATATTCCTGGCTGTGTCTTTATCCATGCCGCCGGATTCATAGGGGGCAACGCCAACGAGGCTGGTGCGCTCAAGATGGCTCAGATATCGTTATAG